The Euphorbia lathyris chromosome 3, ddEupLath1.1, whole genome shotgun sequence genome contains a region encoding:
- the LOC136224882 gene encoding uncharacterized protein: MPVAEPPFRPREKLLEKQKYFQNIHKHTYLKGRYDKLTSVAIPLTLAGTALFLIGRGIYNMSHGIGKKE, from the exons ATGCCAGTTGCTGAGCCACCGTTTCGACCACGGGAGAAGCTCCTTGAGAAGCAGAAGTATTTCCAAAATATTCACAAACACACATATTTGAAAGGTCGTTATGATAAGCTCACCTCTGTTGCCATTCCTCTAACTTTAGCAGGCACCGCATTATTCCTTATT GGCCGAGGAATCTACAACATGTCTCATGGGATTGGGAAGAAAGAATGA
- the LOC136224567 gene encoding histone deacetylase 9 isoform X1: MRSRDRISYFYDGDVGSVYFGPNHPMKPHRLCMTHHLVLSYDLHKKMEIYRPHKAYPAELAQFHSADYVEFLHRITPNSQQLFANELARYNLGEDCPVFENLFEFCQIYAGGTIDAARRLNNQLCDIAINWAGGLHHAKKCEASGFCYINDLVLGILELLKHHTRVLYIDIDVHHGDGVEEAFYFTDRVMTVSFHKFGDMFFPGTGDVKDVGGKEGKFYAINVPLKDGIDDTSFNRLFKTIISKVVETYQPAAIVLQCGADSLARDRLGCFNLSIDGHAECVRFVKKFNLPLLVTGGGGYTKENVARCWTVETGVLLDTELPNEIPNNEYIKYFAPEFSLKIPAGQIENFNSKSYLSTIKMQVLENLRYIQHAPSVQMQEVPPDFYIPDFDEDQQNPDERVDQHTQDKHIQRDDEYYDGDNDNDHNTYFHEARR, translated from the exons ATGCGTTCCAGGGACAGAATTTCCTACTTCTATGACG GGGATGTTGGTAGCGTTTACTTTGGTCCAAATCATCCTATGAAGCCGCACAGGCTTTGCATGACGCATCATCTCGTTCTCTCGTATGATCTCCACAAGAAGATGGAGATTTAT CGGCCTCACAAGGCATATCCTGCTGAGCTTGCTCAGTTCCACTCTGCTGACTATGTTGAATTTTTGCACCGGATTACGCCAAATTCTCAACAATTGTTTGCAAATGAATTAGCTAGAT ATAATCTTGGAGAAGATTGCCCTGTCTTTGAAAACTTGTTCGAATTTTGCCAAATTTATGCTGGTGGAACAATAG ATGCTGCTCGTAGATTAAACAATCAACTATGTGATATTGCTATAAATTGGGCTGGTGGATTACATCATGCTAAGAAGTGCGAGGCATCTGGATTTTGTTACATCAATGACTTAGTTTTGGGAATTCTGGAGCTTCTGAAGCATCATACACGTGTTTTGTACATTGATATAGACGTGCATCATGGTGATGGTGTTGAAGAAGCCTTTTATTTCACTGATAG GGTGATGACGGTTAGTTTCCACAAGTTCGGAGATATGTTCTTCCCTGGAACTGGAGATGTTAAG GATGTAGGAGGAAAAGAAGGGAAGTTTTATGCAATAAATGTTCCGCTGAAGGATGGAATAGATGACACTAGCTTCAACCGACTATTCAAAACA ATTATTTCCAAGGTAGTCGAAACATATCAACCAGCCGCAATAGTTCTACAATGTGGAGCTGATTCATTGGCTAGGGATCGGTTGGGCTGCTTTAATCTCTCCATTGATG GGCATGCTGAATGTGTTCGGTTTGTGAAGAAATTCAATTTGCCCTTACTG GTTACTGGTGGTGGAGGATATACAAAAGAGAATGTTGCTCGATGCTGGACTGTAGAAACAGGCGTTCTTTTGGATACAGAACTACCCAATG AGATTCCAAATAACGAGTATATCAAATATTTTGCTCCTGAATTTTCCTTGAAGATTCCAGCCGGACAAATA GAGAATTTCAATAGCAAATCGTACCTTAGCACgataaaaatgcaagtgcttGAAAATCTACGTTACATCCAACACGCTCCAAGTGTACAGATGCAGGAG GTTCCACCAGACTTCTACATTCCTGATTTTGATGAAGATCAGCAAAACCCTGACGAAAGAGTTGATC AGCATACCCAGGATAAGCATATCCAGCGAGACGACGAATATTACGATGGCGATAATGACAATGATCATAACACGTACTTCCATGAAGCGAGAAGGTGA
- the LOC136224567 gene encoding histone deacetylase 17 isoform X2: protein MTVSFHKFGDMFFPGTGDVKDVGGKEGKFYAINVPLKDGIDDTSFNRLFKTIISKVVETYQPAAIVLQCGADSLARDRLGCFNLSIDGHAECVRFVKKFNLPLLVTGGGGYTKENVARCWTVETGVLLDTELPNEIPNNEYIKYFAPEFSLKIPAGQIENFNSKSYLSTIKMQVLENLRYIQHAPSVQMQEVPPDFYIPDFDEDQQNPDERVDQHTQDKHIQRDDEYYDGDNDNDHNTYFHEARR, encoded by the exons ATGACGGTTAGTTTCCACAAGTTCGGAGATATGTTCTTCCCTGGAACTGGAGATGTTAAG GATGTAGGAGGAAAAGAAGGGAAGTTTTATGCAATAAATGTTCCGCTGAAGGATGGAATAGATGACACTAGCTTCAACCGACTATTCAAAACA ATTATTTCCAAGGTAGTCGAAACATATCAACCAGCCGCAATAGTTCTACAATGTGGAGCTGATTCATTGGCTAGGGATCGGTTGGGCTGCTTTAATCTCTCCATTGATG GGCATGCTGAATGTGTTCGGTTTGTGAAGAAATTCAATTTGCCCTTACTG GTTACTGGTGGTGGAGGATATACAAAAGAGAATGTTGCTCGATGCTGGACTGTAGAAACAGGCGTTCTTTTGGATACAGAACTACCCAATG AGATTCCAAATAACGAGTATATCAAATATTTTGCTCCTGAATTTTCCTTGAAGATTCCAGCCGGACAAATA GAGAATTTCAATAGCAAATCGTACCTTAGCACgataaaaatgcaagtgcttGAAAATCTACGTTACATCCAACACGCTCCAAGTGTACAGATGCAGGAG GTTCCACCAGACTTCTACATTCCTGATTTTGATGAAGATCAGCAAAACCCTGACGAAAGAGTTGATC AGCATACCCAGGATAAGCATATCCAGCGAGACGACGAATATTACGATGGCGATAATGACAATGATCATAACACGTACTTCCATGAAGCGAGAAGGTGA